In Runella sp. SP2, the genomic window TTCTGGGATATAAGTCGGATTTTAGGGATAGAAAGTGGGGTTTTGCAATTCCCCCTCAAAAGTCCATAGACAGTTATATAAACATGGTAAGACCTTTCTTCTGTTTGATTTTTGTAAGTTTTGGTTTGAAAACCGTTTAGCGATGGGCAGAGATGAAATTACTTTTGCAACATCAAACTATCAATAAATCAAGTACATGCGTTTTCAATTGTCAAAAATTGGGATTGAAAAAATAATCTTGGTTGTTTGTTTCCTTGGATTGGTTCACATAAGTAATGCCCAGCAAAGTGATTCAACGAACCAAATGGTGAATTTTAAGGCTACAGGTAGCGTTACTAACAACGGCTTTTCTTTTATTCCTGCCTTTTCTTTGGGCAAACCTGCGGCTATTTTCAATCTGAATATTAACGGCGGTAAGCGATTTAGTTTTGAACCTGAGTTTCGTTTTGCACTTCAAGACGGGCGGCCTTGGTCGTTTATTTTTATTTGGCGCTACAAAATCATCGACCAAAAACGATTTCAACTGACAGCGGGTACGCATTTTCCAGCGGTGCCTTTTCGAGTTTTAGCTTATGAAACTTCTCCACAAATCAAAAATACGTTGGCCGTATCGCGGGTGATTCCCGTTGAACTTACGCCTAATGTTATTTGGGGTAAACGGTTAAGTATGAGCTTGTTTTGCTTGTATGCTAAAGGCATAAGCGATGATGCGGTCAATCACACGTCACTGATTTCGCTGCGGATTGTTTTGATGATACCTTTAGGGGAAAAACTTTCATTAAGAATAAACCCCCAGTTGTTTCATCTAAAATTAGACAGTAAGTCAGGGTTTTATACTGCTTCCAATTTTACTTTGTCGTCGTCAACATCGCCTTTTTTCATAGGTTCGACGGTCAATGTGCCGTTAAAAACTGATATTGCAGGAAAGCCGCTGGATTGGAATGTGAGTATTGGTTATACGTTGGATAAAAAGCTAGTTGTTAAAAAATAATGGAAAAAGCAGAAAGTCTTCAAGAGTTTTATAGTCGGAAATTTGAGTGGATTCCCGAGAGCTTGAGCAAAGACATCGGACACGTAAATGTATTTCGATTGCCTCATCCTGCCAACAAACCCGTGCCCTATCGTCGGCGCGATTTCTTTAAAGTAACCCTGTGCCGTGGAGGCAGTCGGATTCACTACGCCGACAAGGTATTTTCGTTTGAAAAACAAGCACTGGTGTTTTCCAATCCTTTTATTCCCTACAAATGGGAGCACATCGACCAAGAAATTGCGGGCTTTTATGTAGTTTTTAATGCGCGTTTTTTTAATCAGTTTGGCAATTTGATTCAGTATGAAGTTTTTCAACCTGCTGGTACACATGTGTTTGAGCTAGACGACGCGCAGTTTGAGTCGTTGGGGGGCGTGTTTGAAAAAATGGAAGCTGAATTAGCCTCTGAGTACATTCACAAGTACGACGCGATTCGGAACATGATTTACGAGCTGATTCACTACGCGATGAAAACCCGCCCGTCCACGCGTGTAGAACAATTGCCCATTAATGCTGCCCAGCGGATTCATTGGTTATTTTTGGAGTTGTTAGAGCGTCAGTTTCCGATTGATGAAAATCACGTTGAAATACAACTACGAACGGCGTCAGATTTTGCGACTCAACTCAATGTCCACGTCAATCACCTCAATCGAGCCGTCAAAGAGACCTGTGGGAAAACAACCTCCCAACTCATCGGCGAGCGGTTGTTGCAAGAGGCCAAAATCATGCTCAAACAAAGCCAATGGAATGTGTCTGAAATAGCCTTTGCTTTGGGCTTTACGGAAGTGACGCATTTCAATAATTTTTTCAAAAAACATACCGATGTAAGTCCCGTGAAGTTTCGGAAAGAGTAGTTCTTTTCCCAAATAAGATGGAGGTACATTTTAAAATTAAATATGATTAGCTATGCAAACCCGAAAATTAGGAAACCAAGGACTTGAAGTCTCAGCCATTGGGCTGGGCTGTATGGGCATGAGTTTTAGCTATGCACCTTTCCCGCCCAAAGAAGATTCGATAAAATTGATACGTCAGGCAGTGGAGCAAGGTGTCACATTTTTTGATACGGCTGAGGTATATGGCCCATATACCAATGAGGAAATTGTGGGCGAAGCACTTGCTCCTTTCAAGAACGAAACGACCATTGCCACTAAATTTGGTTTTGACATTCAAGACGGAAAAATGGTGGGCGTCAACTCTCGTCCTGATAACATTCGTCGCGCCGTAGAAGGCTCGTTGAAACGGCTTAACGTCGATGCGATTGATTTGCTTTACCAACACCGCGTTGACCCCAATGTACCCATCGAGGAAGTTGCAGGAACGGTCAAAGACCTAGTTCAGGAAGGAAAAGTAAAGTATTTTGGACTGTCGGAAGCGGGAGTAAGCACTATCCGAAAGGCCCATGCTGTTTTGCCAGTCTCGGCTTTGCAAAGTGAATATTCGCTGTGGACGCGCCAACATGAGGCCGAAATTATCCCAACCATCGAAGAATTGGGGATAGGATTTGTACCCTTTAGCCCACTGGGGAAGGGGTTTTTGACAGGAGCAATTGACGAAAATCGCAAATTTGAATCAGGCGATATTCGGGCA contains:
- a CDS encoding AraC family transcriptional regulator, giving the protein MEKAESLQEFYSRKFEWIPESLSKDIGHVNVFRLPHPANKPVPYRRRDFFKVTLCRGGSRIHYADKVFSFEKQALVFSNPFIPYKWEHIDQEIAGFYVVFNARFFNQFGNLIQYEVFQPAGTHVFELDDAQFESLGGVFEKMEAELASEYIHKYDAIRNMIYELIHYAMKTRPSTRVEQLPINAAQRIHWLFLELLERQFPIDENHVEIQLRTASDFATQLNVHVNHLNRAVKETCGKTTSQLIGERLLQEAKIMLKQSQWNVSEIAFALGFTEVTHFNNFFKKHTDVSPVKFRKE
- a CDS encoding aldo/keto reductase, with translation MQTRKLGNQGLEVSAIGLGCMGMSFSYAPFPPKEDSIKLIRQAVEQGVTFFDTAEVYGPYTNEEIVGEALAPFKNETTIATKFGFDIQDGKMVGVNSRPDNIRRAVEGSLKRLNVDAIDLLYQHRVDPNVPIEEVAGTVKDLVQEGKVKYFGLSEAGVSTIRKAHAVLPVSALQSEYSLWTRQHEAEIIPTIEELGIGFVPFSPLGKGFLTGAIDENRKFESGDIRAVIPRFTEEARLANKALVEVISTFAQKHNVTNAQIALAWVLARNSMTVPIPGTTKLHRLIENIGAANLTLSAEEIAELTNASEEVQIVGARYTEAMEKSTGL